The nucleotide window GGCGTTTTGGTGGCCTCAGCACGGTCGACATGGGCATCGCCAAGCACAGAACGGCGGGTTTGCATGCCTCGATCAAAACGGTCGTCCAACATGTAATGCTCCTGTGCGTCAACTGTGGGGTCCAATTTACTTATAATTTTTGTTTTCGAATATTGATATTATTCGCCAAACTGATACCATTTTGATTATGAATTGGGATGCTCATCTCAGGCTGCGACACGTGCGTTGTTTTCTTGAAATCGCGCGCGCCGAAAGCGTTTCGGTTGCGGCAGACCGGCTCAACATCACACAACCAGCTGTCTCGCGGAGCTTGAGGGAGTTGGAGGATATTCTCGGGGCGCAATTGTTTGATCGCGCCGGACGGGGCTTGCGATTGAACGAAGCCGGACGGATGTTTCAAAGCCATGCAGCGGCCTCAATGACGGAACTCATGCGTGGGTATGATCGGCTGGTAAAGGAAGGGGGTGCGACGATCCGGCTTTCGGTGGGAGCCTTGCCGACCGCATCCACAGATCTGCTTCCCCGGGCGGCCCTTCGATTTCGCGAGGAAGCTCCGAATGTCCGGCTCCACATCCTGACCGGGCCAAACTGGCTGCTATTCAACCAGCTGCGCGACGGAACACTCGATCTTGTCGTAGGACGAATGCCGGAAGGCGAAACGTCATCAGGCGTGACATTCCAGCAGCTTTATATCGAAGATGTCGTGCTGGTTTGCCGCCCGGACCACCCAATCATTGCCGCGAGCAACCCCGAAGTGGAAATCAGACGATTCCCTCTTATTCTTCCGCCCAAGGGTGCCGTGATTTTCAGTACAGTTGACCGATATCTGTCCAGCATCGGTTTGCCCGAGATGCGCGGTGATATTGAAACCGTCGCGCTGCCTGCAGGAAGAAAGATTGTCCAGTCCTCCAACATGCTCTGGTTCATTTCGCGTGGGGTAGTGGCAGAGGAAGTGAGGCTGGGAACACTGATTACTGTGGACCTTGCCTCACCGCTCTTATCCGGGCCTGTGGGCATCAGCGTTTCGCGCTTCGCCCCGCTTAAGGTTGAACGGAATGTGCTCGCAGATTGCCTTAGAGCATCCACCGACGAGCTTGTCGCCCTCCAGATGCGCCCCGGATCGCAGCGTCACTGTTGATGCTGTGGCTTCGCGACGACGTTGAGGGGTCAATTGTGTCCGCCTTCCAAAGAGGACACAATCTATCACTAATAATGCGGTGCCGTTCAGTCAGATCGGACGCCTAAGAACTGCCTCGGAAACGCAAAGCGCGGTTGGGAAAAACAGTTTGCAGCAGTCCAACTTCAATCAGAGCTTCACGTCAGTATAGCAATCGCAAGAGAACCAACGTGATCGATGGGAACATGACCAAGATCGCTGTCCGAATCAAATCGGACATAATGAATGGGACGACACCCTTGAACGTCGACGAAAGTGGCGTCTCTTTCGCCATTGAATTGATCACAAAAAGGTTCATACCTACCGGCGGCGTTATCAACCCCACTTCGACAACAATGAGGACTAAGATTCCGAACCACAAAGCAAATTCCTCGGAACCCAATCCATAGTCGAGCACTGTAACAATCGGGAAAAAGATCGGGATGGTAAGTAGAATCATGGACAAGGAATCCATGACGCATCCTAGTACCAGGTAAATACACAGAATCAGAACCAGCACTGCCCACGGGTTTAATCCCAATTCTACGACCCAGTTTGC belongs to Sulfitobacter pacificus and includes:
- a CDS encoding LysR substrate-binding domain-containing protein gives rise to the protein MFSNIDIIRQTDTILIMNWDAHLRLRHVRCFLEIARAESVSVAADRLNITQPAVSRSLRELEDILGAQLFDRAGRGLRLNEAGRMFQSHAAASMTELMRGYDRLVKEGGATIRLSVGALPTASTDLLPRAALRFREEAPNVRLHILTGPNWLLFNQLRDGTLDLVVGRMPEGETSSGVTFQQLYIEDVVLVCRPDHPIIAASNPEVEIRRFPLILPPKGAVIFSTVDRYLSSIGLPEMRGDIETVALPAGRKIVQSSNMLWFISRGVVAEEVRLGTLITVDLASPLLSGPVGISVSRFAPLKVERNVLADCLRASTDELVALQMRPGSQRHC